The Meles meles chromosome 6, mMelMel3.1 paternal haplotype, whole genome shotgun sequence DNA segment gagagcccgatgcggggctcgatcccaggaccctgagatcatgacccgagccgaaggcagcggcttaatccactgagccacccaggcgccccaaaagctcaTCCTCTCTTAAAGCTATCACTTCTGTTAATACCtgaaaatcttggggcgcctgggtggctcagtggattaggctgctgccttcggctcaggtcgtgatctcagggtcctgagatcgagccccgtcgggctctctgctccgcagggagcctgcttcctcctctctttctgcctgcctctctgcctacttgtgatctctctctctggcaaataaataaaacaaaatcttttaaaaaaaatacctgaaaatcTTTATCTACATTCGTATTTGCTCAGGTCTATTTTTCTCCTGTGTGTCTAATTTTGAGTAAAACATTTCAGTTGGGATGAGTCACCATAATAATCAACtcagtttatccatttatccactcAGTGGCACCACTCTTCTTTTAGGTCCTTGAACAATTAATCTTTGATTCATTCACCTCTTTTGCCCTTTAAATTCTCCAAGTCATCACATTATATTTACTCTGCCTGGTATTTTAGaccatcacctgggaacttgttacaaatataaattctcaggggcgcctgggtggctcagtcaattcagcatccaacttttgattctggctcaagtcatgatcttagggttgatatggagccccatgttggactccacatTCATctgggagtcttcttgagattctctcctctgcccctcccccttgcttgtgtgtgcacatgcacgtgtgttctcttaaaaaaaaaaaaatcttaattttttttaaagattttgtcagagagagtacaCATGTGCACAGGAAAAGGgtcaggctgagggagaagcaggctccctgctgagcaaagagcctaatttgggactcaatcccaggacccggggatcataacctgagccaaaggcagatgcttaacagactgagccacccaagattcccaataaaaatcttttaaaaaaatgtaaattttcaggggcacctgggtggctcagtgggttaagcctctgccttcagctcgggtcatgattccagggtcctgggatcaagccccacatcgggctctctgctccgtggggagcctgcttcctcctctcactctgcctgcctctctgcctacttgtgagctctgtctgtcaaataaataaataaaatctttaaaaaaaaatgtaaattctcagACCCCattccagacctactgaatcacaAATGTGGAGGGTGGGGACCCAGTGATGTCTTCACAAGCTCTTCTGGTTAATGTGGTGCATACTAAAATCAGAACCAGTGATAACAGGGCAGCAGCGTAGGTGAATGGGATGACTGAGCAATTAGTACTTCTTAAGGttttctgtaagttttttttttcaaataatcacaattttttccccaaaaagttCAACATACAAGAATATCCACTTttgggcgtgcctgggtggctcagtcaggcatctgcctttgggtcaggtcatgatcctggtatcctgggattgagccccgcttctctctctgcctctgcttccatctctctctctgtctgtctctcatgagtaaataaataaatattaaaaaaaaagaatatccacttTCACAGAAAAGGTGAGGCAATCTCAAAGACAGACTAAATTTTATCACAGTATAAGATTACTACAATCTAGAACGGTTTTATACAATAAAACCTGGCAGTGATTGAAATGCTTATCTTTGTCGTTCAATCTGGTTGCCACATACCGcttttgagcacttgaaatatagCTAGTGGCAATAAAGgaactaatttttaaatctaattttaaaaattttttacttttttataaacatataatgtatttttagccccaggggtacaggtctgtgactcgccaagtttacacacttcacaacactcaccatagcacatttaaatctaaattttaacACCCATGTGTGGTTTTTGTATTGGACTATGCAAATCTAGAATTGTATGCAGTGAAAAAGACCACTTAGTCTCACTATGTTGAATGCTTCATCATTTAAGCCTTACGTCTTGACCAAGGATTATTTCTCCAGTCAGATACTTATGAACCAAAGAGCTTCCAAAGTAATGGAAatcaatttcaaatatttcaattaAAGCTATCCAACAATGAAATGGGCCAGAAAGCCTGTCAGTTATAAATTTTCAGTAAAAGCAGGACACGCTTGAGAAAGAGGTCAATAAAGGGACAATGAATTATCTGTCTTGTCCAACTCCAAGAACTTATGAGTTAAAGCCtcttttccaggggcgcctgggtgactcagtgggttaagcctctgccttcggctcgggtcggtcctgggatcgagccccgcatcggtctctctgctcagcagggagcctgtctcccctcctctctctctgcctgcctctctgcctacttgggatctctgtcaaataaataaaatcttaaaaaaaaaaaaaaaccaaaaaccctttTCCACTCTACCTGACATAGCTCCCTGCAAGATGATTAGAGGCATATTTGAAGAGGCTCTGAATTCTTCAAGATTTGTGAGACAGTTTAACTTTTGAAATTATCCTACCTCATTACCCATCCCACTCTCCTAAAAATACCTACGCAACACACACAGTGTCTCAACTAATTCTATAGCACTTTGAGCTTTGAAATAGTCCAGCCCATAGACTATACTACTCATCTAGCCTCTGATACCCAGCTCCATGACTACAGTTTAGAGAAGAACGGATTACAGAAGACTGTAAACCCACATGATGTAAGAAAAAACCCTTAAGCTCTAGACCTGGTTCTGGTTGAGATTGAGTTCGATGACCTGCAGCTCCCCCACTATGTCAGGTATGCTCCGAATCTGATTCTTGGAGAGATCCACCACATCCAAGTGCCGGAGGCTACAGAGTTGTGGTGGTAGTGCTCGAAGCTGGTTCCCAGAGAGACTCAGGGTCTTGAGGGCTGCCAGTTGCCCAAAGGTAGATGGTAGCTCTCTCAAGTGGTTGTTGTTCAGGCTTAGCATCTCTAATTTTTTCAGATTGCATAACTCCTCAGGAAGAACAGCtggcaaagaaaaataattaaaagcctGAATGATACAGCTGAGACACACTTTAGACAAAGTCTAGAAAAACTACATGGCCACCTTATATGCCTCCTATCAATACACATAAAATTCCAACATTTTGTGCCATTTTTAAGTATTGCATTTTACCAACATAGTCTTCAGAAAGTGAGGGTGCCATCAAAATACAGGAAAGCATTTATGTGTATATTGGGCTCCTTTTATAAAAGGACCTCTGCAGAATCCGACAGCAATTTTGTGGGATTTGTTAGGCTCCCCCTTCCCACTCCATccccttttttaaatttgcaaaattaGCTCTGTTTACATTACATCCCAAAGATGGTCTTCCCTTTCAAGTCCAAATTAAGCCAGTACCAATCATTACACACCAGAGGAGGCGTGTAGATGTAATTACGAGATAGCTTCAAGCACTCTGTGTCTTGAGCTCTCAGAGCGGTTTCATAACAACAAAAATCAGCTTGTAAGAGAAAACCACCCTTCTTAACAGCTGATCACTAGCAAAAGCTTCCCAGGCGCAAAAGCCGTACTCAGTTTGTTGTTGTTCAAGGAGAGGCTCTTCAGTACAGTGAACTTCCCTATAATGATAGGCGGTAGGCTCTCGATCTTGTTGTTGGACAAGTCGATGGTCCTTAGATTGCTGGTCAGCTTCTGCAGCTCTGAGGGGAACTGGAGAAAGGGGTTCACAGCGCGAAGAATCCCTCACCGATTAACTTCACCACCCCCGCAGTCCCTCTCCCTTTAATTTCCCTGGTCCGTCCCCTCCCAGTCTCACCTCGGTGAGCCCACGGTCCTTAAGCTGAAAGACACCAGTTTTCTGCGCGGTTTCCACATGAGCGCGGAGGGCACTGTTTCCCATCCTAGGACCGCGGCTCACGTCCCTGCAGGAAGGAAGCGCAGCTGTCACCGCTCAGTCCAggcacccagccaccccatccgcCTCTCGGCTGGGTCTCTTGGCCAAGCTGTCACCTCCTGCCGACTCCTACATCTTGGGAACCAACTAAAAGTGgcaaggaagaaagggaagaacagccCGACCACCACGCCCAACAAGTTTTACAGCTGTTCTGAGGCCTGACGCCGCTAGAGCCTACGAATGATCAGGGAGCGCGGAACTCGTCTCCTACCCCTCAGCTCACAGCCGGCTCAGCAAGGGAAGACCCGCGGCCCGCGCTCGCCGGGGATGAGCTCCCCGGGCTTCCACCCGGGCGGAAACGCCCAGTGACGTCATCGATCCGCGCCGCGCGGTCGCCGAGCGTTCCACTCACTCATCGCGCGAGCCGGGGAGGTGGGTCCCAGCCATGGCTGCTGCGAACCCTTGGGATCCCGCGTCCGCGCCGAGTGCTGCTGGGCTACTGCTGGGCCATTTAGTTGCTTCGGGGGTGGTCACTCAGGTGTGTGGACGGCGATGGCGTCATTAAGGGAGTGCCGGCGGTGGCGACAGAAGATGGCTGTGAGGTGGTGGTGCTGGGCGGCGGGCCTGTGTGTGAGGGTGCTGGGTGGGGGTAATGGTGGAGTAGAGACCAGTGGAGGCCCTTCCAGGCAACAGTAGTGACGGTTCTGTAGTGGTTGTGCGAAAGCGGGGCCCCGAACAGAGGATGTTTCAAGTGTCTGCGGGCGAGTTATCCTCGGTCAGTTCGTGAGGGATAATAAAGATCAGTCTTCTGCCTTTTCTCACCCAGTGATAGCGCCTCTGTATAGTAATGGGTGCCGGGGTTGGGAAGTACGATTAAGTGTTAAACGCTCCCAAACGCTTGTTTGAGGTATTGAAGCATATTTGGGGCGGTAGATGCTGGGTACAGGAGAGCTTCAGGGAAAGCACACAactttaaaggcaaaaaaaaaaaaaacaaggaaagaaattttttaaaaatgttgagaaGTACCGGGAAGACCTTGGAAGGTGAATGCAGTAGGGGAGTAATTATCAGAGAAGAGGCACATTAGTCCCAGCTTTTTAGTTGTAGTTTTAGGCTCCACAAGAAGAACATGTTAATATGCAAAAGTTAAAGGAGTCAATAGAGGGAGAAATGAAAGATACGCGGGAATAATGGAATCCAAGTGGCAGAAGTGACAAAGGAATGGGGAAAGTGAGATTGAGGGAAAGAAATTGAGATAACGAGCAAGTTGAGGGTTTTCActagaaaggaaagggaaaagtagAAAGGTAAAATCATCCGCAGAGATTAGCTCTATGAACATGATGGAAGATATTTAGAAGAGTCATTAGAGAATTGTACCttactctgttttttaaaagatagatagattgattaaagagagaaagagggtggggagggggcagagggaaagagtctCAAGCCGACTCCTGTCAGGTGAGCAGGAGGTTGGGGCTGCATACCACGACCtgatccgaaatcaagagtgggaggcTTAACGGACgcagccactcaagcacccctattttacactaatttttaagatgaagaatgtaaaggggcgcctggatggctccgttggttaagccttagactcttgactcttgattttggccgaGGGCgtggggatggagccccgtgtggggctccgcactcagcaggaagtctacttcatgattctctccttctggccctcctcGCTTGCGCAtgcgcgttctctctctctcgcttaaaggtttctttgttttgttttaatgaagaaactaaggcgTTAGGAGAGCAAGAAATTTACCAAGGTCACTCAACCAGTGAAACAGATCGCAGTGCTCTCCCTTTTCTGACACATTGTATCATCTTTGGGATGAACTGTGATAGGTGATACTATGACACTATCTTGAAACAGTTTAAACTTCTGATGAAGAATTCCTGTAGATTAACGGAGGTTCTAGTAACCAGATCTTAaggattgggggtgggagggggtacAAATGAATGCATTGGAAAATAGGCAGAACATAACGACGGAACTCCACCAGTTCTCACCTTCTCTTACATCCTGTTTTCTTCCTACCAAATCTCCTGGTAGTCTCACATTGTTTAGTTCTGTAACAAAGTAATTTGGTAAACATACTGTAAGACATTTGGGACTTACCCTCTAGAGTGTATTGGTAGAAGAAATAAACACATAAGAGAATTTTGACATTGATAAATCAGGTATTTGTTGGGGTAGAAGTTGTTGTGAAGAGCATTGTCTAGTGTCCTTTAAGTAGCACTAATTGGACTGTACCTGTTTTGCCTACAGGTAAAAATCTCTTTAAGACCATCTTACAATCTTACTACACAACTAGCCCCAATGAGGAAACCTTAGAGATTTGTAGTATGATTTTACTTTAAGCAAACTTTACATATGAAGACCTATTTTTATTAGGAGGATTTAGCATTGGTTCTTTCAAAATGATGCTATATGATCTCTTTAGCCTATCCCTTAAGTGCACATCATccctgtgctttaaaaaaatcaagtgatgCTTGAAATTGTGATATGATGcaactcttccagaaaacataACTTGTTTGCGTTTTGTTTTATCTATCCATTGGGGAATGATTTAGTGAAAGAAAGTATAGCTAACTCTTGTGGGATAAATGGGGTATTTGTTTTCGTTTATGCCCTAGGACTACTTTAGTGGCATTACATCCTAGCTATTTTTCTGGCAAGCTTTAGTGAGTTATGGTAGGTAGATcgaatacatacacatacactatatagagatatatgtagacattatttatatgtatgtttatacatttatatatataaattttctatataaattctgtataaatatatacatttttatatatattattttctcagTGTGTCCTGCCCACCTCTatatcccctcccccactttaaGGCCTCTGCTTTTAATTTCTCTGCTATACTGCCTCCCTTTTAATGTCCTTTAGCTAGAATTCAGTATGAAGtagaaaggacaaaaaagaagaaaggatgccCCGAAACACaagtttttacatatatatactttgtaCTCAGTGTTATCAGgatttttatattatacataaaagTCTTGGATTTCATCTTCTTGTGCCTAGCAACAGAATGAACAGAAATGCCTTAAACAGACTCCCTTTTTCAGGATCCTTTCATTTTTGGTCTCCCTTTACCCTACCATGTaaagtgtataatatatattgGCAGTAAAAACTTTTCTGTAGTCCCCAatccttgctttttttcccccttttttaaagatacaatgTTAAGTCACAATCCTCAAATGttagaatttctgttttattagATAAATTTGGctactctttctttcctctctccttttggCTCTCCCTTGAACATTCTCACTTTTCCATTGGTTTCTCTTATATGTTCTTGGCTAAGCTCCATTACTCTGCTGTTGAACCTAACAGTTTACTCGTTTGCATGTGTTCAGTTAAGATTAGCACATACGCAGGGAGGGATGAAGAGATACCAGACTACGAGTAAGTTACAATGAGGAATGGGAgatgttttacttttcattgaTCTTCTACCTAAGAGCAGAGAGAAGAGTAAAAGAGTTATGCTGATATGATGATAATTCAGTAGATTAGATTCATCCTCATTTCAGCCATGATACATATTTATAGAATGAAGTTAAACTCATGCTTTGCTCTCCCAAACCTCGGTTTTGCCATCAGTAAAATAACTTGTGTTATCTTCGTCATTGAATGGCATATCTATCTGTCCAGTAACTAGGTATCCTCAGAGTCAGTATTGACTTGACTTTATCCCTGGTACCCCATATCAGCCAGGATTTGccctttttaaaatagattttattatttatttgagagagagacagagtgggagagagagagagcatgagcagggtgaggagcagaggaagaagccaactccccgttgagcagggagcctgatgggaggttcagtccaatgtagggctggatctcaaggtagatgcttaattgactgagccacccaggtgccccagtggtgGGTTTTTTGGTGGTGAAATACTCAAAACTTACCATGTTAATCAttcttaaagtgtacaattcagtgacatgAAGTACagtcacaatgttgtgcaactaTTTTCAAAACTTCTTTTTATCAACCCCAGTGAAAGCCCCATATTCAttagtcactccccattccttACTGCCCCCGCCAGCCTCATTAGTTTTATTTCATACCATCCCCATTTAAATTTctaagatatatattatatatcatcaTGTTACTTTTTCACCACGAAGCCTTGAAATAATCTAATTTCCTGCATTATAATTGCTTGTCATAGCCATCAAGATCTTCCACAATTATGTAGGAAACTACATTTTCAgattcttcttccccttcttttcacaTGTATGTTAGTACTAGAAAGCTTTTCCTTCCCATCCATCCTTCAGTCTTCTACAGCCTAACTCAATGCCTATAAAATCGGTTGTCATTGGTCAGCAAATTTTTGCTATTAAGGACCAGAGGGTAAGTATCTGAGGCTTTTAGGTCAATATGGTTGTATTTTGTCTATTGTagtgtgaaagaagccagagataataagtaaatgaatgggtGCAGTTGAGTTTATTCTGGATCCTGAAATTTCAATTTCATGTTGGATGTGTGTcacaaaatactgtttttatttttttctcccagctttaaaaaattaaaaaaccattcttagcttatGGGCTGTACAAAAATAGGCAGTGGGCTGCATTTAGTTCATAGACTATCCTTTCCCACCCTTTTCCCTATAAGATCTCTGAAGATCTCTAAATGTGCtaatcttgaaaagaagaagaggataCAGAAACTCATGGATGAAGCCAGGGGATGAACAATATTCTTATTCTGAAGTAACCTGCAATTTAAGGAGGCAATATATGCAAGCAATAATGCATAGAATTAAAGGATAAAAGGAGGGAATAAGCTTTTTAGAAGAATAATTCCACCTGGACAAAACATTCCTTTAAGAGAGTATGTGAAAAGAGTATGAATGAATTGTAGCCAATAGAGGTCATTTAATGAATCAGATAAATGATTCCATGGTGGGAAAGTATTTGGCTTTAGCCCCAGGAAGGTCAGAGGCTAGGTTTTGTTGATTTGTGTGGAAGTAATTCTCCATCAACCTCAAGCTCATCCTTCTTAACCTTATCAGCTGTTACTAATGCAGTTGTATTGTGCATAGTCTTTGAGGAAATAGGACAAAGTGATTTgagtcttgtttgtttttcttattttttaaatatttggccaAAAGATTTGTGATAGTGAATAtttagtgcctttttttttaaagaacataattctttttttcttttacttttttttttttttttaagatttatttaggggcacctggtggctcattcagttaagcatctgccttcagctggggtcatgatcccagcgtcctgagatcaagccccctgttgggctccatgctctctctcaaataaataaataaaatctttttttaaagtatatttatttatttatttgagaatgagagagcaggcacagactgaggtgcagagaggagggagaggaagagggaaagaatcccaggcagactgcACACTAAGCACAGAACataatgtggggctcagtcttagAACCCCAAGATCACTACCTGAGGCAAAACCTAGAGTCTGCCTgacgcttaacccacttagcTACTTGGGTGCCCAGATagtgagtattttaaaaacaggaatatACATTGCTACTGTTACTCTCTGTACTTCATTTTTCAAGGGCAGTGTCGGACATAATAAATCCtcatgtttggggcacctgggtggctcagtccttaaatttctgccttcggctcaggtcctaaacccagggtcgtgggatcgagccccgtgttggactccctgctctgcaggaagcctccttctccttctccactctCCCTGTTTATATTCCCTTTCTcgccgtctctctctgtcaaataaataagatctttaaaagtaagtaagtaggggcgcctgggtggctcagtggtttaagcctctgccttcggctcaggtcatgatctcagggtcctgggatcgagccccgcatcgggctctctgctcagtgagaagcctgtttctccctctctctctgcctgcctctctgcctatttgtgacctctctctctgtcaactaaataaataaaatattaaaaaaaaaaagtaagtaagtaggtaaataaataaataaatcctcatGTTTTAAGCCTGTGGGGGTGCTATTCCAATGCTCACAGAAACTTTGTGACACACTGCTACTTCTCTGTTCATTTACCAATAGGAGATGTTAAATATATCCAAGAAATCAGCTTCCTACTTTGCAAACTTCTCCAGACTACAGCAGATCACAGATATTCAAGCTGAAATCTACCAGGTATATTGTATTGGACtttgtactttctgtttctagtacaggaaaaaaaaattaattgattcCAGCAGTAGTTCTCTTACACTTGGAACATTGTCTAGCACATAACTGGGTAAGTGTTTACTTATTTGTAGTAATAGTCATAGTAGTAGttagtagtagtagcagtagcGGCCAGCAGCAGTATGGCCTCAACACCAAAATGAAAATCTTCAGTAAATTCCCTGGGCTCATAACAAatccttctctccctgtccccccacccatATTCATGGGTTAAAGACTATGCCTTTTTTACTAAAGTTTAAGCCTTCAGGCAACATTCTACATGagctaaatattatttttcttctcaatgTAGAAAAACTTGGAAATTGAACTTTTAAGACTAGAAAAAGATACAGCAGATGTTGTTCATCCTTCCTTTTTGGGTAAGTAATTTGATGAAATGGGTAATCATTGAAATTTCAGCTTTTTCTTGAATTACCTTAGATAAGCACCAGGCAATAAAATTACAATATACCATAATTTGTTTAGGTATTGGCCCAAAGCTAATAAAATCTTATATTCTGTGCTCAAATAGAAGTTCTGTTGGTTGTAGTGCAAATAGCATTCAAAGTGACCCAGGTCAGAGTTCTTCAAATTCAGGAAAgcttgaaagacaaagaaaggctgAAGAACTTTCCAGATTACAGGAAACTAGAGGGACTCAACAGCCAAAGTACAATGTGGTCATGGATTGAATGCTTGATTATGAATTCATTTTACTCTAAGGGACATTATTGAGTTACTTGGTGATATGTCAATATGAACTGTATTAAATACTGGTAGTATTGTACCAATGTTAAATTTTCTGAATTTGATACTTGTAGTTACATAAGATTGTGTTCCTATTTGGGGAAATACATGCTGAAGTTTTAGAGGTAAAAGTTCATGATATTGACAACTTACTCAAATGGGTCAGCAAAAATACATGTattgagtatgtggagaaagaaaGATGTAGGTAAATGTTAACAGTTGGTGGGTCTAGGTGAAATATATGTGGGAGTTCAATAAAACTTTTCTTTacgtttgaaatttttcaaaataaaaatttaaaagaatcaattGGCAGCATTAATTGAGTTCTGgtcaaaatattgaaataatcagAAATAGCTTGAAgacatgttcattttttaatttcatgtagaATGTTAGAGGCAGAGATGAGAATAGATTTTATGTGAAGAATATGGCTCTGGCTATAAAAACCTGAATTAGGTGTAGAGTTGAATAATGTAGACAAAGAATTTAGCACTGAATTTGGTTGTCAGCaagcaaaataagagaaaatcatTGCGGGGTGCCTTggtgcttcagtgggttaagcctctgccaggtcatgatcttagggtcctaggattgagtcctgcatcctaTCTGCtctggaagggagcctgcttccttctctctctctctctctctctctgcctgcctctctgcctacttgtgatctctgtcaaataaataaacaaaatcttaaaaaaaaaaaatcattgaaagtAAACTGGTTTTGATATTAAAGATAGCACAGAGGAGATACTTAGGGG contains these protein-coding regions:
- the LRRC57 gene encoding leucine-rich repeat-containing protein 57; protein product: MGNSALRAHVETAQKTGVFQLKDRGLTEFPSELQKLTSNLRTIDLSNNKIESLPPIIIGKFTVLKSLSLNNNKLTVLPEELCNLKKLEMLSLNNNHLRELPSTFGQLAALKTLSLSGNQLRALPPQLCSLRHLDVVDLSKNQIRSIPDIVGELQVIELNLNQNQISQISVKISCCPRLKVLRLEENCLELSMLPQSILSDSQICLLAVEGNLFEIKKLRELEGYDKYMERFTATKKKFA